The following proteins are co-located in the Deltaproteobacteria bacterium genome:
- the pcaG gene encoding protocatechuate 3,4-dioxygenase subunit alpha, with product MANQRGTTPSQTIGPFHRIMVPWEGGAELAAPDAAGAIRIQGRIVDGAGQPVDDCVIEVWQANVHGRYAHAEDTREVPLVAGFEGFGRAITDADGRFDVVTVKPGCVPGPGETAQAPHISLSVFARGLLKQLVTRIYFADETAANDQDPVLRSITEPGRRDTLLAVPRTSGDAPPVYDFEIRLQGPRETVFFDV from the coding sequence GTGCCGTGGGAAGGCGGCGCGGAACTGGCGGCGCCGGACGCCGCCGGCGCCATTCGCATTCAGGGACGCATCGTCGACGGCGCCGGCCAGCCCGTGGACGACTGCGTCATCGAGGTGTGGCAAGCCAACGTCCACGGCCGCTACGCGCATGCCGAGGACACGCGAGAGGTGCCACTGGTGGCGGGTTTCGAGGGATTCGGCCGCGCCATCACGGACGCCGACGGCCGCTTCGACGTCGTCACGGTCAAGCCAGGATGCGTGCCCGGGCCGGGCGAAACGGCGCAGGCGCCGCACATCTCCCTGTCCGTGTTCGCGCGCGGTCTGCTGAAGCAACTGGTGACGCGGATCTACTTCGCCGACGAGACCGCGGCCAACGACCAGGATCCGGTCCTGCGGTCCATCACCGAACCCGGCCGGCGCGACACCCTTCTGGCCGTCCCGCGCACATCCGGCGACGCACCGCCGGTCTACGACTTCGAGATCCGCCTGCAGGGTCCGCGCGAGACCGTATTCTTCGACGTCTAG
- a CDS encoding thiamine pyrophosphate-binding protein: MAKRNTSAALKHRPEDLGTPEMHWGSDVVAAVARELDFKYIALVPGASYRGFHDSLVNFLGNENPQMVTCLHEEHAVSIADGYGKATDEPMAVALHSNVGLMHATMTIFNAWCDRTPMVIFGATGPVDANKRRPWIDWIHTAKDQGALIRHYTKWDDQPSSPIAAVESVLRANQIARTAPFGPVYVCLDVGLQEEALQGEVHIPDASRYAPPEPPFAPSAVVRRAREVLKKAKFPVILMGRMSRGEADWERRVKLAESLNAPVLTSSNDPSSFPTTHPLHLAPPALRPSKQATALVKKADVILSLDWLDLAGYLRGCLGASQTQTPADKTIIHCSMDTYRTNGWSMDHQALPAADIPVAACPDTFVEQMLEGFGRKRPAAAGLKTVSHWTRTPVGRARPKGGAPMTLMDMALTVREFARSRPVSFARLPIGWPGEGSEFTGPLSFMGNDGGGGVGSGPGHAVGTALALQGKGRLVVGVLGDGDYLMGCNALWTATHMDLPLLVVIADNRSYYNDEMHQERVAVMRERPVGNRWIGQRLDDPPVDLIAMGRAQGFDGEAPVSTSEDLAAALERGAQVVSKGGRYVIDALVEPGYADSEADQRADMTKKK; encoded by the coding sequence GTGGCAAAACGCAACACGAGCGCGGCATTGAAGCACCGTCCGGAGGACTTGGGCACTCCCGAGATGCATTGGGGCAGCGACGTCGTCGCGGCTGTGGCTCGCGAACTCGACTTCAAGTACATCGCGCTGGTTCCGGGGGCGAGCTATCGCGGCTTCCACGACAGCTTGGTGAACTTTTTGGGTAACGAGAACCCGCAGATGGTGACGTGCCTGCACGAGGAACACGCGGTGTCCATCGCGGACGGCTATGGCAAGGCCACGGACGAACCCATGGCGGTGGCGCTGCACTCGAACGTGGGGCTGATGCATGCCACCATGACCATATTCAATGCCTGGTGCGACCGCACCCCCATGGTGATCTTCGGCGCCACGGGCCCGGTGGACGCGAACAAGCGGCGTCCCTGGATCGACTGGATCCACACGGCCAAGGACCAGGGCGCGCTCATCCGCCATTACACGAAGTGGGACGATCAGCCGTCGTCGCCCATCGCGGCGGTGGAGTCGGTGCTGCGGGCCAACCAGATCGCGCGCACCGCCCCCTTCGGACCGGTCTACGTTTGCCTCGATGTGGGTCTGCAGGAGGAAGCGCTGCAAGGGGAGGTGCACATCCCGGACGCTTCGCGTTATGCGCCGCCGGAGCCGCCCTTCGCACCCTCGGCCGTCGTCAGGCGGGCAAGGGAGGTTCTCAAGAAGGCCAAGTTCCCGGTCATCCTCATGGGACGGATGTCCCGCGGCGAAGCCGACTGGGAACGCCGCGTCAAGCTGGCCGAGTCCCTGAACGCCCCCGTGCTCACGAGCTCCAACGACCCGTCGTCCTTTCCGACCACCCATCCGTTGCACCTTGCTCCGCCGGCACTGCGGCCGTCCAAGCAGGCCACGGCGCTGGTCAAGAAGGCGGATGTCATACTGAGTCTCGACTGGCTGGACCTGGCAGGGTACCTGCGCGGCTGCCTGGGAGCGTCGCAGACGCAGACGCCGGCCGACAAGACCATCATCCACTGCTCCATGGATACCTATCGCACCAACGGCTGGAGCATGGACCACCAGGCGCTGCCCGCCGCGGACATCCCGGTGGCGGCATGCCCGGACACCTTCGTGGAACAGATGCTGGAGGGTTTCGGCCGCAAGCGGCCCGCCGCGGCCGGGTTGAAGACCGTCAGCCACTGGACGCGCACGCCCGTCGGCCGGGCACGGCCCAAGGGGGGCGCCCCCATGACGCTGATGGACATGGCGCTCACGGTGCGCGAGTTCGCCCGCAGCCGGCCCGTGAGTTTCGCGCGCCTGCCCATCGGCTGGCCCGGCGAAGGCTCGGAGTTCACCGGCCCGTTGTCCTTCATGGGCAACGACGGCGGCGGCGGCGTGGGCAGCGGCCCCGGGCATGCCGTCGGTACGGCGCTTGCTCTCCAGGGCAAGGGACGGCTGGTCGTGGGCGTCCTGGGGGACGGCGACTATCTGATGGGCTGCAACGCGCTCTGGACCGCCACGCACATGGACCTGCCGCTGCTCGTCGTCATCGCTGACAACCGTTCCTACTACAACGACGAGATGCACCAGGAACGGGTCGCGGTGATGCGCGAGCGGCCGGTGGGGAACCGCTGGATCGGGCAACGGCTGGACGACCCGCCCGTGGACCTCATCGCCATGGGACGCGCCCAAGGCTTCGACGGTGAGGCGCCCGTGTCCACTTCCGAGGACCTGGCCGCCGCCCTGGAGCGTGGCGCCCAGGTGGTGTCCAAGGGCGGACGCTACGTCATCGACGCTCTGGTGGAACCGGGTTACGCGGACAGCGAGGCCGATCAGCGCGCGGACATGACCAAGAAGAAGTGA
- a CDS encoding AMP-binding protein: MTAYATIHELLSHQAAERPDQPCLIHEERQWTYAELAAEVERVARAFAALGLQPGQRVAILLPNCSEFLCTVFAMARTGGVFVPLNTAQTADELRYLLAHSEARYLLTSEAFMPLIQGIRGDCPELEQVVTLDGESTDGALGWEEFIRGAARAPALTEVSPEDMASIIYTSGTTDRPKGVMLQHFAFAFAPSNRARALGWTGDDRVLVVMPLFHVNALCHMTLAMLSVGGGVVLKERFSASRFWDDVKCHGVTTSSIMQTIPRILLNLPPDPGDADTPLRQVMALLPPDVHLEFERRFGVTAIPTYSLTEDLLSVLGPLDVSRRKLGSCGVPIAPDVHRVRIVNDEGENCTSGQLGEIVKQSPAVMMGYYKNPAATAAALRDGWLHTGDLGYLDEDRFLYFVDRKKDIIKRGGENIASAEVERVLNSHPLIAESAAVAVPDLIRQEEVKACVVLAAGVPREDLPPERLWQFCAERLAAFKVPRYLDYRPELPKTPSSKVQKNLLRDEGVGPNVMDRMERQDILR; the protein is encoded by the coding sequence ATGACCGCTTACGCCACCATTCACGAGTTGCTGTCCCATCAGGCCGCGGAGCGGCCGGACCAGCCCTGCCTGATTCACGAGGAGCGGCAGTGGACCTACGCTGAGCTCGCCGCGGAAGTGGAGCGGGTGGCGCGTGCGTTCGCGGCTCTCGGGCTCCAGCCCGGGCAGCGTGTCGCCATCCTGCTTCCCAACTGTTCGGAGTTCCTCTGCACGGTGTTCGCCATGGCTCGCACCGGCGGCGTGTTCGTGCCTCTCAATACCGCGCAGACCGCGGACGAGCTTCGGTACCTCCTGGCCCACTCGGAAGCACGCTACCTGCTGACTTCCGAGGCCTTCATGCCGCTGATCCAGGGCATCCGCGGGGACTGTCCCGAGCTGGAGCAGGTGGTGACGCTCGACGGCGAAAGCACCGACGGTGCCTTGGGCTGGGAGGAATTCATCCGCGGCGCCGCCCGCGCCCCGGCGCTCACGGAAGTCTCGCCCGAGGACATGGCGTCCATCATCTACACCTCCGGCACCACCGACCGGCCCAAGGGCGTCATGCTCCAGCACTTCGCCTTCGCCTTCGCCCCGAGCAACCGCGCACGGGCGCTGGGCTGGACCGGGGACGACCGCGTGCTGGTGGTGATGCCGCTGTTCCACGTGAACGCTCTCTGCCACATGACCCTCGCGATGTTGTCCGTGGGCGGCGGGGTGGTGTTGAAGGAGCGTTTTAGCGCGTCGCGTTTCTGGGACGACGTGAAGTGCCACGGCGTCACCACCTCGAGCATCATGCAGACGATCCCGCGAATCCTGTTGAACCTGCCGCCGGATCCGGGGGACGCGGACACGCCGTTGCGCCAGGTCATGGCGCTCTTGCCGCCGGACGTGCATCTGGAGTTCGAGCGGCGTTTCGGAGTCACCGCGATCCCCACCTACAGCCTCACCGAGGACCTGCTGAGCGTTCTCGGCCCACTCGACGTATCGCGCCGGAAGCTCGGCAGTTGCGGCGTGCCCATCGCGCCGGACGTGCACCGGGTGCGCATCGTGAACGACGAAGGGGAGAACTGCACGTCCGGGCAACTTGGGGAGATCGTCAAGCAGAGCCCGGCGGTGATGATGGGCTACTACAAGAATCCCGCGGCCACCGCCGCCGCCCTCCGGGACGGCTGGCTTCACACCGGCGACCTCGGTTACCTCGACGAGGACCGGTTTCTGTACTTCGTCGACCGCAAGAAGGACATCATCAAGCGCGGCGGCGAGAACATCGCCTCGGCCGAGGTGGAACGTGTCCTCAACTCCCATCCTCTCATCGCCGAGTCCGCGGCGGTGGCGGTACCGGACCTCATTCGCCAGGAGGAAGTGAAGGCGTGTGTCGTGCTGGCCGCCGGGGTTCCGCGCGAGGACCTGCCGCCGGAGCGACTGTGGCAATTCTGCGCCGAGCGCCTCGCGGCCTTCAAGGTCCCGCGCTATCTCGACTACAGGCCGGAACTTCCCAAGACGCCGAGTTCGAAGGTTCAGAAGAACCTCCTTCGGGACGAGGGCGTAGGGCCGAACGTGATGGACAGGATGGAGCGGCAAGACATCTTGCGGTGA
- a CDS encoding class II aldolase/adducin family protein, which translates to MDESLQTLRRKVALGTRILASQGCLGDILGHLSVRVPDSDEMLLRCLGGDDKAPEKGLLYTDVHHVRRVGFDRDVEQVDGYRLPIELPIHGEMYKARPEANAVLHAHPYNCLVATIAGLELRPIYGCYDPLSLSAAIQGIPLYPRSVLIDSPELAADLIATMGDRDCCLMRGHGLTVIGPTVEAVTLLGIRLETLARVTLDAARASGGARPATLSQADLDAFAFVVEGGLQAAVSKVYDWTWNHYAQRVADTVGLPAEE; encoded by the coding sequence ATGGACGAATCGCTACAGACCCTCCGGCGCAAGGTCGCGCTGGGGACCCGCATCCTGGCGAGCCAGGGCTGCCTGGGCGACATTCTCGGACACCTGTCGGTGCGCGTTCCCGACTCCGACGAGATGCTCCTCCGCTGCCTCGGAGGCGACGACAAGGCGCCGGAAAAGGGGCTGCTCTACACCGACGTGCACCACGTGCGCCGGGTCGGCTTCGACCGCGACGTGGAACAGGTGGACGGATACCGGCTGCCCATCGAGCTGCCGATCCACGGCGAGATGTACAAAGCGCGCCCCGAAGCCAATGCCGTGCTGCACGCCCATCCGTACAACTGCCTCGTCGCCACCATCGCCGGGCTCGAGCTGCGGCCCATCTACGGCTGCTACGACCCCTTGAGCCTGAGCGCCGCGATTCAGGGGATCCCGCTCTACCCCAGGTCGGTGCTGATCGACAGCCCGGAGCTGGCGGCCGACCTGATCGCGACCATGGGTGATCGGGACTGCTGCCTGATGCGCGGCCACGGCCTCACGGTCATCGGCCCGACCGTGGAAGCCGTCACGCTGCTGGGCATACGCCTGGAAACGCTGGCCAGGGTCACTCTGGACGCCGCCCGCGCCAGCGGCGGGGCGCGCCCGGCCACGCTCTCCCAAGCGGACCTTGACGCCTTCGCCTTCGTGGTGGAGGGAGGCCTTCAGGCCGCCGTGTCGAAAGTCTACGATTGGACCTGGAACCACTACGCGCAGCGGGTGGCGGATACCGTTGGGTTGCCTGCCGAAGAGTAG
- a CDS encoding class III extradiol dioxygenase family protein, with product MGRIVAGIGSSHVPAAGAAFDQGKQDAPEWKPLFDGYRPAMDWLREARIDVAIFIYNDHGSAFFFDKYPTFAMGVAESYPPADEGWGARPLDPVPGDPEFSWHMAESLIRESEFDMTVCQEMSVDHGLLMPLPLLWSHQPEWDIKVVPVAVNVVQHPLPTARRLWKLGQALRKAVESYPRDIRVAVLGTGGLSHQLHGERFGFRNEEWDRRFMERIVSGPEELVELSHHDYMVQGGAEAVEMIMWLGMRGAMSPDVRLVHQNYYAPMLTGMGLLLLEDTAPS from the coding sequence ATGGGCAGGATCGTTGCAGGGATCGGGTCGTCGCACGTGCCCGCGGCGGGCGCGGCGTTCGACCAGGGTAAGCAGGACGCTCCGGAGTGGAAGCCGCTGTTCGATGGCTACCGGCCGGCCATGGACTGGCTGCGGGAGGCCCGCATCGACGTGGCCATCTTCATCTACAACGACCACGGCTCGGCGTTCTTCTTCGACAAGTACCCGACCTTCGCCATGGGCGTGGCCGAGAGCTACCCGCCGGCGGACGAGGGCTGGGGCGCGCGCCCGCTGGACCCGGTTCCGGGCGACCCGGAGTTCTCCTGGCACATGGCCGAGTCGCTGATCCGGGAGAGCGAGTTCGACATGACCGTGTGCCAGGAGATGTCGGTGGACCACGGCCTGCTCATGCCGCTGCCGCTGCTCTGGTCGCACCAGCCCGAATGGGACATCAAGGTGGTGCCGGTGGCGGTCAACGTCGTGCAGCACCCGCTGCCCACGGCGCGGCGCCTGTGGAAGCTGGGGCAGGCCCTGCGCAAGGCGGTGGAGAGCTATCCGCGGGACATCCGCGTGGCGGTCCTCGGCACCGGCGGGCTGTCGCACCAGCTTCACGGCGAGCGTTTCGGCTTCCGCAACGAGGAATGGGACCGCCGCTTCATGGAGCGCATCGTGAGCGGCCCCGAGGAGCTCGTGGAGCTGTCGCACCACGACTACATGGTGCAGGGCGGCGCCGAAGCCGTGGAGATGATCATGTGGCTGGGCATGCGCGGCGCCATGTCCCCCGATGTGCGGCTCGTGCACCAGAACTACTACGCGCCCATGCTGACGGGCATGGGGCTGCTCTTGCTGGAAGACACCGCACCGTCCTGA
- a CDS encoding protocatechuate 3,4-dioxygenase (extradiol catechol dioxygenase that catalyzes the oxidative cleavage of substituted catechols; part of the bacterial aromatic compound degradation pathway) has product MSESREEPRKIEGTYVFDGAQSSKGYRLNKFFFSLNRAENRAAYKEDPEALMERFGLSDWEKRKLREKDWLALAREGGANIYFMYKMGSVTGDSLQHIGAAFRGETLEEFLSTRNVKGAR; this is encoded by the coding sequence ATGAGTGAGTCTCGCGAAGAACCGCGGAAGATCGAGGGCACCTACGTCTTCGACGGCGCCCAGTCCAGCAAGGGATACCGTCTCAACAAGTTTTTCTTTTCCCTCAACCGGGCCGAGAACCGCGCGGCTTACAAGGAGGACCCCGAGGCGTTGATGGAGCGTTTCGGGCTGTCCGACTGGGAGAAGCGGAAGCTGCGCGAGAAGGACTGGCTCGCGCTGGCGCGGGAGGGCGGCGCCAATATCTACTTCATGTACAAGATGGGCTCGGTGACGGGCGACAGCCTGCAGCACATCGGCGCGGCGTTCCGCGGCGAGACGCTGGAGGAGTTCCTGAGCACGCGCAACGTCAAGGGAGCGAGGTAG
- a CDS encoding thiamine pyrophosphate-requiring protein, with amino-acid sequence MPAPEFEDVAVANGAEAFLAQINANPDVDYIFANTGTDHGPILEALAKMHRSEAKGAEILVVPHEQAAVSMAHGYYCASGKPQVVLVHTLPGTANGLGGLMNAKACQVPMLFVAGRTPVTEGEVPGGKSRHIHWRQESRDQGGIVREFVKWDFENRANEQLGAIVPRAFKIAMAEPRGPVYLSLPREWLYEGMESTRVSADAFKPPSKIQTPIADLRQAAEVLLSAADPVIVTRYLGKTPAAVAPLVELAELLAIPVVQHPQSPYMNFPSSHPCHAGHDITAHVKGADVVFLIDIDVPWTPATRDNLRAEATVLQLEVDPLFSSIPVWGFPVDHAMTGSSDVTLPVLNGLIREGLDGSDAPRKSVEARRSRIQAAHDTNRAEIAARIDKVKDERPIHPLWVSRCIADVVDEKTIVMGEAVTSPLGPVLGLERPGSFFDQAPAGHLGWGMGAAIGAKLAAPDHTVIACEGDGSYMFCVPTACHFTAQKYQVPFLTVIYNNQAWNATLSTVRELYPDGVAHQTKNFPGTDLTPSPQFELTAQACGAYAERVDDPTDLPAALERGLKAVKEEGRQALLNVICRNPAG; translated from the coding sequence ATGCCGGCACCCGAATTCGAAGACGTGGCCGTGGCCAACGGCGCGGAAGCCTTTCTGGCGCAGATCAACGCCAATCCGGACGTGGACTACATCTTCGCCAACACCGGGACGGACCACGGGCCGATCCTGGAGGCCCTGGCCAAGATGCACCGCAGTGAGGCCAAGGGCGCGGAGATCCTGGTGGTGCCCCACGAGCAGGCGGCGGTGTCCATGGCCCACGGCTACTACTGCGCCTCGGGGAAGCCGCAGGTGGTGCTGGTGCACACCCTGCCGGGCACCGCCAACGGCCTCGGTGGCCTCATGAACGCCAAGGCGTGCCAGGTGCCGATGCTGTTCGTGGCCGGGCGCACGCCGGTCACCGAGGGCGAGGTGCCGGGGGGCAAGAGCCGCCACATCCACTGGCGCCAGGAGTCCCGCGACCAGGGCGGCATCGTGCGCGAGTTCGTGAAGTGGGATTTCGAGAACCGCGCCAACGAGCAGCTCGGCGCCATCGTCCCGCGCGCCTTCAAGATCGCCATGGCCGAGCCGCGCGGCCCCGTGTACCTGTCGCTGCCGCGGGAGTGGCTGTACGAGGGGATGGAGTCCACGCGAGTTTCGGCGGACGCGTTCAAGCCGCCGAGCAAGATCCAGACCCCCATCGCGGACCTGCGGCAGGCCGCGGAAGTGCTCCTGAGCGCGGCCGACCCGGTGATCGTGACCCGCTACCTCGGCAAGACCCCGGCCGCGGTGGCGCCGCTGGTGGAGTTGGCCGAGCTGCTGGCCATTCCGGTGGTGCAGCACCCGCAGTCGCCCTACATGAACTTCCCGTCGAGCCACCCGTGCCACGCCGGGCACGATATCACCGCCCACGTGAAGGGGGCCGACGTGGTCTTCCTCATCGACATCGACGTGCCCTGGACACCGGCGACACGCGACAACCTGCGTGCCGAGGCCACGGTGCTGCAACTGGAGGTGGACCCGCTGTTCTCCTCCATTCCGGTATGGGGCTTCCCGGTGGACCACGCCATGACCGGCTCCTCGGACGTGACGCTGCCGGTACTGAACGGCCTGATCCGCGAGGGACTCGACGGCTCGGACGCCCCGCGGAAGAGCGTGGAGGCGCGGCGGAGCCGCATCCAGGCTGCCCACGACACGAACCGGGCGGAGATCGCGGCACGCATCGACAAGGTCAAGGACGAGCGCCCCATTCATCCCCTGTGGGTGTCCCGCTGCATCGCCGACGTGGTGGACGAGAAGACCATCGTGATGGGCGAGGCCGTGACCTCGCCGCTGGGGCCGGTGCTGGGACTGGAACGCCCCGGATCGTTCTTCGACCAGGCGCCCGCCGGGCACCTGGGATGGGGCATGGGCGCCGCCATCGGCGCCAAGCTGGCCGCGCCGGACCACACGGTCATCGCCTGCGAGGGGGACGGCTCCTACATGTTCTGCGTGCCCACCGCGTGCCACTTCACCGCGCAAAAGTACCAGGTGCCGTTCCTGACGGTCATCTACAACAACCAGGCGTGGAACGCGACGCTCAGCACCGTGCGCGAGCTGTACCCCGACGGCGTCGCCCACCAGACGAAGAACTTCCCGGGAACGGACCTGACGCCGTCGCCGCAGTTCGAGCTTACCGCCCAGGCGTGCGGCGCCTACGCCGAGCGTGTGGACGATCCCACGGACCTGCCGGCGGCGCTGGAGCGCGGTCTCAAGGCCGTCAAGGAAGAGGGGCGCCAGGCCCTGCTCAACGTCATCTGCCGCAATCCGGCCGGCTGA
- a CDS encoding antibiotic biosynthesis monooxygenase yields MVCRIFWGKLRLGKWTEYERYYNEVVVPATANMQGFRGRQLLRSSENPDEGISLTFWETQEDMQRYVASEARADIAKGASNMYTGEYWVKDFEVKSLSLLSLGNV; encoded by the coding sequence ATGGTCTGCAGGATATTCTGGGGCAAGCTTCGGCTCGGGAAGTGGACCGAGTACGAACGTTACTATAACGAGGTCGTGGTGCCCGCCACGGCCAACATGCAAGGCTTTCGCGGACGCCAACTGCTGCGCAGTTCCGAGAATCCCGACGAAGGGATCTCCCTCACCTTCTGGGAGACGCAGGAGGACATGCAGCGATACGTCGCGAGCGAGGCCCGGGCCGACATCGCCAAGGGGGCCTCGAACATGTACACCGGCGAGTACTGGGTCAAGGACTTCGAGGTGAAGTCCCTCTCGCTCCTGTCGTTGGGCAACGTGTAG